DNA from Chitinophaga pendula:
AGGGCGTGGCTGGCGGTAAAGGTATGTTTGACGGCGAAGGGTTCTTTGCGGAATCCCTGGCCGATGTGTTGTACTCCCAGGCCGAGCAGGATGCCATCATCGCGGTTGAAGCCAGCGGTGATGAGAGGCATAGTTTTATTGTATTTGAATGCCCTGCGGTTGTATTGTATGACGCCGGGGTTGGAGGAGAGTCTTTCTCTAGCGCCATTGAGGAGGAAGCTATCTTTTCCATTTTTCAGGTCGTAGATATGGACTCTTTTGCCACCGTGGGCGTTACCGGTTTCTGTATAGGTATCTGCGTCTTTACCACCGATAAGGCGGATGCGCAGAGGAGAAGGGTGTGTGCCGGAGAGCTGGAATCTATCTTCTCCGCCGAGGCCGTAGAAGCGTATTTCTTTTGTTACGGCGGGGTCGAAGGTACGGGAGTAGATGCGTTGTTCTGTTTCTCCTTTTTTGCTGATCTTATATACGTTGACTGCGAGTTTTCCTTCGGGCAGTCTTTCTATGTTGAACAGCTCATTTTTCTCTGTGCCGGTTACGTCTACTTCGCGTGAGAGGAATCGATAGTATTTCATGGCTTCTCTTTCGAGGATGTCTCTTCTTGCTTTGAGAACGCGGAGGGTACGCTCGCCGACGAGGTGCCGGATGGTATCGGGGAAGCGGTTAACGGCGGTTTGGAGTACGCTATCGGATATTGCTGTTAGGAACTGGCGGACATCTGTCTGCCATTGTTTTTCGTCGAGTTCGTTGAGGAAGGATCTGTCGAAGTGCCGTGCGTTGAAGTTGTATCCCTGTATGTAAGGTATTTTTTCGCGGAAGCCCTGGAACTTGGGTAGCAGCCATGGTCTTGATGCCTGGCGGGAGATGAATCCTTCGTTGACAAAGAAAGCCTGATCGCGGTCGCGAGGGATCGGATAGAACTCTTTTTGTTTTTTGTGTTTGTCGGCGTACCATCGCCATTGGTCTTCGTGACGGTCCCAGTCGGCAATGAATATATCCAGGAGGCGGGCGCGCAGTACGGCTTTCTGGTGAACGGTATTATCGTTGTCGCCATTGATCTGGTCGAGGACTTTTTCGGTGTTGTATGTTTTGCTGGTGACGGGTTCTCTTTCTTCGAACAGGTATACGTCGTTGCCGAAGCTTTGGCGGTATATGCCGAGTGACGTGTCTGCGGGCAGGAATACCATAGTAGGATTTGCATGGGGTACGCCTACTGCGTCGGCCAGTATGGGTATGGGGAGAGGGGCGTATGGGTTGGCGGCGGATATCTGGTCTTGCACGACATCTTTGGCGATGGTCTCTCTCAGTTCTTCCGGTACTGCTTCGTCCGGATATTTTTTGAGGGACCGGAGTACCCATTCACGGCCGGTGCTATCTTCGAGGCGCAGGCTGCGGGTTTGTTTACCACCTCCTCTTTTGAGGATCTTCAAGCCACCTTTTTCTTTTTGCAGATCTATTACGGGGAAGTTCATGGGAGTGGCCCATACGTTGCGGTAGTTGTTTCCGAGGAGGAACCGGTGGAAGCGACCTACTTTTTCGTACTGTGGATCTATCGGCATGTGTATTACCGGCGGTAGTGTTTTTGCCGGGGTGATGCTGGCGGCGACCTGTTTGCGGATATCCTGCAAGCTGAGTAACCGGGAGGTGAAAGCGGGTGTGTCTTGTTGTGCCAGGTAGTATTGTACGCGGAGGGTGCCATCTTGGAGGAGTTCGAGGGCGGCGTATCCATTTTCTTTGGAGGCGAACTGTGATTTACGACCTTTTTTTACGCGGGTGTCTTTGGCGCCGCTGCCGCTGATGACGTAGGCATTTTGTCCGTCGCGGATGAACTGCAGGGAGTGATCATGACCGGAGACATATACCATGGGACCATGAGGTTTGAAGGCTTCTTCTATTCCTTTGATCATTTGTTGATAGAGGGGATGTGGGAGGTCTTCGGGAGTACCGAATACGCCTCTTGCGAGCGGGTATATAGAACCTATTACCGGCAGCGGGATATATAGTGAAGGTTTAAGATCGGTGAGGGGGAATATATGTTGTTTGAAGGTATAGTATCCACCATGAATGCCATAGCTTCTAAGCGGGTGGTGAGCGGCGAAGATGAGTATTTTATCCTGATTGCGGATGACGATATCGGAGAGTGCGGCCAGGACATCTTCTTTTGTTTTGCAGTCGCAGGAGGAAGTAAGCCCTGGTTTTTCGTAAGGGAATAGCCACCATTCGGTATCCATTATCACGACGGTGATATTTTTGCCGACGGCTATTTCTTCGGGGCCTGGGCATCCATCTTGCGGGAGCATGCGGACGTTAGGCAGGTTGAGGGAATCCAGGTATCGTTGTTGCTGGCGGATGGTTTGCCATCCACCAGGTTTTGATTTGAGCCAGTCATGATTGCCCGGTATGAAGTAGGCTTGTGCTTTGGTATCTCGTACGAGATTGGCTTGGTAGTCGAGTATTTCTTTAGCATGTGGGAATGACCTGGCGGAGGCATCTGGCAGTCCGAGGGGATATACGTTATCGCCTAGAAAGAGGACGGTATTTTTGTCTTCCTGTAGGTTGTAGCGGTTGCGTACGGCATCTATTACCGGATTTTTACCATCATGGTGTAGTTCTCCGGCGTCGCCGATGAGGATGATACGTTGTACTACGCTATCTGTATTTGATTGTGCAGTTACTGTCTGCCAGCCCCATGACAGGAAGGCCAGCAGTATTGCCTTGCGGATGATGAACATATATTCACAGTTATGGCTTGTAGACGAATTTCAGGATATTGGCGGTGCCTTCTCCTGCTTCATTGGAGATATACATATCTCCATTTTTGGCGAAATATATCCCTTCGGGTTGCAGGAACAGTTTGTTCTTAAAGGGATATGTTTCCAATACTTTTCCCTGTTGGGTGGCTATTACCAACATGTGATTAACGTTGGAGATGATATACAGTCTTTTATCGATAGGATGAATGGTTGCGGCGGAGGGTCTGAAGTGTTTGATTTCTCTGCCTGCGAGGCGGGAGATGTCGTCGAGTGAGAGCTGGAATACGGGAGCAGGGTCGTATTGCATGCTGTTGAGATCGAAGCGGTATGCGCTGGTGACTCCTTTCTTTTTATCGTCTTCACAGTTTTTGCAGAGGAGGATGACGCCCTGGCCGGAGGAGTCTATGTAGGCAGATTCGAACTCTTGTTTGCCCGGGATGGATAGTTTGTATTCGGAGGATGAGGTGCTATCTGTGAACATATTATGTACGTGATAGAGGGTGCCGTTACTCTTTAACACCATCCAACCCTTATATGTTTTAACGATATCTTCATAATCGCCGGAGCGGCCGAATTTCCAGTATGGGTATGGTTCATCTGCGGAGAGGTCAATTTTATAGATGCGGCCTTCTTCGTCGTTGATTGCGTATATATTGTTTTCGTCGGGATCGAGTACCAGTCCTGATATTTCCTGCATGGACTCACGTACGCGGAAACGTTGGGGGTCTTGCAGCTGATAACCTTTTGGGGTGGAGGGTTGTTTTTTTTCCTGTTCGGAACTAGCATTACAGGAGAGGATGATAATCAGCAGAAGAGCCAGATAACGCATACGCTTAACAGTTATTGTCTACAGTAAAATTAACTTAAAAATGCTGTATCTTGCTCCTACACATCTTTGTTTTTTCAATGATCGGTTATGCAAACAGGTAAAATTATTGATGCGGCGCAACAATTCGTAGAGGCGCAGTATCAGCAGCATCCACATCCTAGGCTCATATACCACAATCTAATACATACCCGGCAGGTGGTACAGGCGACGTCGCAGATAGCGGCGCATTATCATCTTGAGGGGGATGATCTGGAGGCGGTATATGTGGCGGCGTGGTTTCACGACATTGGTTATTTATCGGGGCCGGGGCAGCAGCATGAGGAGCGGGGTGCGGAAGCTGCTGTGAGCTTTTTACGACAACAAGGTGTTGCTGAGGCATTGCAAGAGAAAGTATCTGGCTGTATACTGGCGACCCGTATGCCACAGGTGCCGACTAACCTGATCGAGCAGATCACCTGTGATGCGGATTTGTTTCACCTGGGATCGCCTGCCTTTAAGGACCGTAATAAGTTGTTACGGAAGGAAGCGGAGATGGTAGCTGGCAAGGAGATATCTTCTGCGACGTGGACGGAGACGACGTTGTTGTTTATGGAGCAGCACCGTTACCACACTACTTATGCGCAGGCGTTATTGAAGCAGCAGAAGGAGGAAAATATGGACCGGTTACGTAACAAGCTGGAGAAGCAAAAGGCTGCTACTGCAGAGGTTTCTTCTGCGAACCTGCCGACGGTAGTAAGCGCTGAGGCATTAGCGGCTGTGCCGGCGGCGACACAGCTGATGACATTGGGTAAGGAGGGGAAAAAAGGTAAAAAAGACAAGAAAAAAGATAAAGAGAAAAAACCGGAGCGAGGTATTGAGACGATGTTCCGCACTACGTCTTCCAATCATATACGGCTTAGTTCGATGGCAGACAGTAAGGCCAACATTATGATCTCGGTGAATTCGATCATCATTTCGATTATCCTGTCGGTGTTGTTG
Protein-coding regions in this window:
- a CDS encoding BamA/TamA family outer membrane protein, which codes for MFIIRKAILLAFLSWGWQTVTAQSNTDSVVQRIILIGDAGELHHDGKNPVIDAVRNRYNLQEDKNTVLFLGDNVYPLGLPDASARSFPHAKEILDYQANLVRDTKAQAYFIPGNHDWLKSKPGGWQTIRQQQRYLDSLNLPNVRMLPQDGCPGPEEIAVGKNITVVIMDTEWWLFPYEKPGLTSSCDCKTKEDVLAALSDIVIRNQDKILIFAAHHPLRSYGIHGGYYTFKQHIFPLTDLKPSLYIPLPVIGSIYPLARGVFGTPEDLPHPLYQQMIKGIEEAFKPHGPMVYVSGHDHSLQFIRDGQNAYVISGSGAKDTRVKKGRKSQFASKENGYAALELLQDGTLRVQYYLAQQDTPAFTSRLLSLQDIRKQVAASITPAKTLPPVIHMPIDPQYEKVGRFHRFLLGNNYRNVWATPMNFPVIDLQKEKGGLKILKRGGGKQTRSLRLEDSTGREWVLRSLKKYPDEAVPEELRETIAKDVVQDQISAANPYAPLPIPILADAVGVPHANPTMVFLPADTSLGIYRQSFGNDVYLFEEREPVTSKTYNTEKVLDQINGDNDNTVHQKAVLRARLLDIFIADWDRHEDQWRWYADKHKKQKEFYPIPRDRDQAFFVNEGFISRQASRPWLLPKFQGFREKIPYIQGYNFNARHFDRSFLNELDEKQWQTDVRQFLTAISDSVLQTAVNRFPDTIRHLVGERTLRVLKARRDILEREAMKYYRFLSREVDVTGTEKNELFNIERLPEGKLAVNVYKISKKGETEQRIYSRTFDPAVTKEIRFYGLGGEDRFQLSGTHPSPLRIRLIGGKDADTYTETGNAHGGKRVHIYDLKNGKDSFLLNGARERLSSNPGVIQYNRRAFKYNKTMPLITAGFNRDDGILLGLGVQHIGQGFRKEPFAVKHTFTASHALATRAFQFRYQGEFTDVFGKTDVLLFASARAPHNTINFFGQGNETVFDKSNGKNISYYRARYNLFNVEALLKSKLATHISLAYGPTFNYYALDKDENQGRFVTNFKTNGLDSLTVFRDKYYAGLRLALQVDTRNSQVLPSRGVFWTTSLLGNQGLNEEKRNYMQLQTDLSFFTSFRIPASVVIISRFGGGVQWGNPEYFQGMMLGGIQHLRGYRNYRFNGTSMVYNNMEARIKLLKFKSYLFPATVGLIAFNDVGRVWQKGETSHEWHDGYGGGLYFVPLDMFMITAVVGHSKEETLPYITLGWRF
- a CDS encoding Pycsar system effector family protein: MQTGKIIDAAQQFVEAQYQQHPHPRLIYHNLIHTRQVVQATSQIAAHYHLEGDDLEAVYVAAWFHDIGYLSGPGQQHEERGAEAAVSFLRQQGVAEALQEKVSGCILATRMPQVPTNLIEQITCDADLFHLGSPAFKDRNKLLRKEAEMVAGKEISSATWTETTLLFMEQHRYHTTYAQALLKQQKEENMDRLRNKLEKQKAATAEVSSANLPTVVSAEALAAVPAATQLMTLGKEGKKGKKDKKKDKEKKPERGIETMFRTTSSNHIRLSSMADSKANIMISVNSIIISIILSVLLRKLEDNPNLVIPAIIFLCTSVTTIIFAVLATRPNVTNGRFTQDDIREKRTNLLFFGNFHEMALKDYDWGMKEMMQDANYLYGSMIQDIYHLGVVLGRKYRLLRIAYNVFMFGLVISVLAFTIAVIFFPIKD